CAGGCTCGCCAGCACCTTGTTGGTCGCACCGTTGTCGATGAAGTCGACGCCGTTGACGAGGTTGCTGAGGCCGAGGCCGGCCGCGTTGAACACCACGCCGTTGATGCTGAGCGTCGAACTGCCGGTCTCGTTGAAGACGAGCTTCAGCGTGTCGCCGTTGAGCAGGTTGACGCCGTTGAACGAAGCGTCCTGCGAAGTGGTGTCGATCTGCGCCAGGATGTTGTTGAACTGGTTGACCAGATTGGAGCGCGCCGTCTGCGCCACGGGATCCTGGATCGGCGGCTGCGCGGTCGTGAAGGCAACCGTGCCGGTGATCGTGCCGCCGACGACGCCGCCGGCGGTCACCGAGCCGAGCGTCGAGGAGGCGTATTCGTTGACGGTGGTGATCGTGAGCACGCCGTTGGCGTCGATCGTCGCCGTCAGGTGGTTGGCTTGAAGCTGATTGTTGAGCTGGTCGAGCGTCTTGACCGTGCCGTTGGTGCCGTCGCCGAAGGTGACGTTCACGGGCGTGCCGCCGTTGAAGGAGGTGAAGGTCAGCGTCTTGCCCGAAATGCTGCCCGGACCCGGCGAGCGTCCCGCGGTGAAGGCGGTGCCCGTGCCGGTCGGACCGGTCAGCCCGAACGCGGACAGCGCGTTGCCCGTTCCGGTGATCGACAGATCTGCGGTGGTACCGGTGCTGAGCTTGAGAGCGCCGTTGACGACGGTGGACAGCGACGAACCGCTGGCCGCGACCACGGCGCCGCCACTGACGATACCGGCGCCCGACGCCAGATCGACCGCGTTGAGCGAATCCTGAACGGTTGCGCCCTGGAGGTAGACGACGGAGTTGCCATTGTTGTCGGTGACGATGTTGCCGATCTTGGTCGACCCGGTCGGCGCGGCAGCAGGCGCGGCCGCGTTCTTGAACGTGACCGTCTTGCCGTCGACGTTGAGCGTGGATCCGTCCTGAACGAGCGTGCCCAGCGTGGCTGGGGCGGTCAGACGCGCCTTGGTCACATTGACATTGCCGGAGCCGGTCGCGGTGGTCAGGCCCAGCGCCTTGAGGAAGTCGGCCTTGCCCGTGATGCTGAGATCGGCGCCGGTGCCGGTGGTGAGGGTGAGCTGGCCGCCGGCGATGGAGGCGTTGGCGCCCGAGGAGTTCGACAGCGTTGCGGTGCCACCCGTGATCGCCGCGGTTTGCACGCCGCTTGCGAGATCGATCGCGTCCATCACGTCCTGGACGGAGGCGGCCGGGGCGGCAGCTGTTCCGAGGTAAACCGTGGAGTTGCCATTGCCGTCGGTGACGACGTTGTTGTTCTTGCCTGAGCCGGCGGGAACGTTGGCGACCGCAGGGGCGGCCCCTGCCCGGAAGGTGATGGTCTTGCCGTCGACAATCAACACATCGCCGTCGGATGGTGCGCCGTTCGCCGCAATGGTGGTGGCGCTCGGCGTACCGAGCAACTTGAGATTCGGCGCAAGGCTGGCCGCCGTGCCCGCACCGTCGGGAGCGGCGTTACCGGTCAGGGCTTGCGAAACGCCGCCGAGCGTGGTGCCGGTGGTGATCGGAGTCGTACCGCCGCCCGTGCCGTTGGTGACGACGTTGCCGGTCGCGGTCGCATAAGTGTAGCTCGTGGTGCCGCGCAGATCCGCCGGCGTCGCGCCGGGGATCGTGGTCGAGATGTTCGACTTGGTCGAGTAGCCGACCGTGGTCTGCAGCGCCTGGTTGGCGATCGACTTGGCGCTGTCGATCAGCTTTTGCAGCGAGGTGATGCCGGTGTTGGCCGCCTGAAGCACCTGCACACCGTTGTTGATACCGTCGAGCAGGTTGCTGATGTCGCTTGCCCGGTTGTCCAACCCCTGCGCGGTGAAGAAGTTGGTCGGGTTGTCCAGCGCCGTGTTCACCTTCTTGCCGGTCGACAGTCGGGACTGGGTGGTGGCGAGCAGGTCGGCCGTTGATTGCAGCGACAACAGGTTCTGGCGAACTGACGCCGAGAGAACGATGTTGGACATTGGCGGTCTTCCTTTTGAACCGGATACGAATCGGGCTCGCCGATCTGGAAAGCGGGCTTTTGTCGAGTTTTAGGGGCTGTCCTTTAAAGTATGGTTAACGGCGACTTAAGGGATAGGGTTAATGCCGGGTTAGCGCCCTCCCCGGCCCGGAACACGGGCTCGATCGAGCCCCTGCACGAACGAAAAAAGCGGCGGGGCCGAAGCCCCGCCGCCAGTTTTAGTTCCGTGATTTCAGGCGCTTATTAGCGGAGCAGCTGGAGCACGCTCTGCTGCGACTGGTTGGCCAGCGACAGCGCCGAGACCGCGATCGACTGGCGGGTCGACAGCGCCTGGCTGTTGGCCGCTTCCTCGTTGGTGTCGGCCAGCGTCAGGTTGGACGAGCCGGTCTGGAGCACGTTGATCAGGTTCTTGTTGAAGTCCTGACGCACCTGCACGACCGAGAGGTTCGAACCGAGCGTCGAGGCTTCCGACCGCAGCGTGCTCGAGGCTGCGTTCAGCTTGGCCAGCACTCTGTTGGTCGCGGAGTTGTCTATGAAATCGACACCCTGTACCAGGCCGGCCAACCCCAGACCCTTCGAGTTGAAGGTCACGCCGGTGATGTTCAGGCTCGATTTGCCGGTCTCGTCGAACACCAGCTTGAGCTGATCGCCGTTCAAGAGGTTCACGCCGTTGAAGGACGAGTCGACCGAGGTCGTGTCGATCTGCGACATGATGTTGTTGTACTGGGCAACCAGGTTCGAGCGGGTGGCCTGGGCAACTGCGTCGACGGTCGGCGTCGTCGCGTTCGTCCAGGTCAGTGAGGTCGTGATCGTGCCGCCGATCGTGCCACCAGCGATCACAGATCCGATCGTCGAGGACGCATAGTCGTTGGTCGCCGAGATCGTGAGCAGGCCGTTGGCGTCGATCGTGGCCGACAGGTTGTTTGCCTGCAGCTGCGTGTTGAGCTGATCGAGCGTCTTGACCGTGCCGCCGGTGCCGTCGCCGAAGGTGACGTTGACCGCCGTGCCGCCGTTGAAGGAGGAGAAGGTCAAGGTCTTGCCCGAGACACCGCCGGCCGATGCGGCGCGGCTCGCCGTGAAGGCGGTGCCGGTGCCGGTGGAGCCGGTCAGGCCGAGCGCCGACAATGCGTTGCCCGAACCTGTGATCGACAGGTCCGCGTTCGCACCGGTCGAGAGGTTGAGCGCGCCGGCCACGATCGACGAGTTCTTGGCGCCTGCGGTCGTCTGCAGGGCACCGGAAGCACCCGCCGTCTTGACGGTCTGCACACCGGTCGCGAGATCGATGGCGTTCAGAACGTCATTGACGTTGCCGGCCTGAAGGTAAACGGTCGAGTTGCCGTTTCCATCCGTGACCAAATTGCCGACCAGGGTGGAGCCCGTTGCGACTGTGGTGGGCGTCGCCGCGTTCGAGAACGTGATCGTCTTGCCGTCCACGTTCAGCGTCGAGCCGTCCTTGATCAAAGTGCCGAGTGTGCCTGAGGCGGTTGAGCGCGCCTGGGTCACAGTGACGCTACCGCTGCCCCCTGCCCCGGTCAGGCCCAGGGCCTTCAGGAGGTCGGCCCGGCCAGTGACGCTAAGATCAGCACCGGTACCAGTCGTGAGGGTAAGAACACCACCTGCGCTAACGGAAGCCAAAGTGCCCGAGCCGGCGACGACGGCATTACCAGCGCCGTTAAGTTTCCCAGCTCCGGTCGCCAGATCGATCGCATTGAGCAGGTCCTGCACCGAGCCGGTTGGAGCCGTGGCACCCGTGTAGACGGTAGAGTTTCCGTTGCCGTCCGTAACGATGTTGCCAACCTTGCTCGAGCCTGAGGGCGCCGCGGTCGGAACGTCGGCCGCCTTGAAGGTGATCGTGTGCCCATCGACCGTCAACGTCTCGCCGTCCGAAGGCGCGCCCTTGGCGGCAATGGTTGTCGCTGAGGGGGTGCCGGCGAGCGTAAGGGTCGTAGCCAGTTTGGCCGCAGTTCCTGCACCGTCAGGCGCCGCGGATCCGACCAGCGAAGCGGACCCGCCGCCGAGCGTGGTTGTTCCGGACGCAACGGTGGTACCGCCCGCACTACCGTCGAACACCACGTTCGAGAGAGCAGTCGTGCTGGTGTAGGTCGTGGTGCCGCGCAGGTCGGAGGCCGTTGCGCCAGCAATCGTGGTCGAGACATTCGACTTGGTCGAATAGCCGACCGTGGTCTGCAGCGCCTGGTTGGCGATCGACTTCGCGGAGTCCAGCAGCTTCGACAGCGAGGTGATGCCGGTGTTGGCGGCCTGCAGCACCTGCACGCCGTTGGCAATGCCATCGAGCAGGTTGTTGATGTCGCTGGCGCGGTTGTCGAGCGACTGTGCCGTGAAGAAGTTGGTGGGGTTGTCGAGCGCCGTGTTCACCTTCTTGCCGGTCGACAGACGCGACTGGGTGGTGGCGAGGAGGTCGGCGGTGGACTGGAGAGAGAGCAGGTTCTGACGAACCGACGCAGAGAGAACAATACCGGACATAACTCTTACCCTTCTGGTTTACGCGTCTTCGTTCGATCGCTTCGGATCGAGTGACGGGCACAGCCTGCGCGGACATGGCTAACAAAGGGTGAAACCTTCTCACGAGCCGTAAGCGCCGGTTCACCATAAGGCTCAGAGAGCGGGTCAAGATCGTTGACGATCGACCTGAAACTCCTCACGTTTTTTCGGCGTTTGCTCCCTGTTAACCATAACCAAGAGTTACTTTTCGGAGCCGCCAGACCACCTCTCGATCGGCTGCGCAAAAAGAAAGCGGCGGGGCCGAAGCCCCGCCGCCATGACTTGATTGCGATGTCAGCCGCTTATTAGCGGAGCAGCTGGAGCACGCTCTGCTGCGACTGGTTGGCGAGCGACAGCGCCGAGACCGCGATCGACTGGCGGGTCGACAGCGCCTGGCTGTTGGCCGCTTCCTCGTTGGTGTCGGCCAGCGTCAGGTTGGACGAGCCGGTCTGGAGCACGTTGATCAAGTTCTTGTTGAAGTCCTGACGCACCTGCACCACCGAGAGGTTCGAACCGAGCGTCGAGGCTTCCGAACGTAGCGTGCTCGACGCCGAGTTCAGGTTGGTCAGGACCTTGTTGGTGGCCGCGTTGTCGATGAAGTCGGTGCCCTGCACCAGCGAGGCGAGACCCAGACCCTTCGAGTTGAAGGTCACGCCCGTGATGTTCAGGTTGGACTTACCGGTCTCGTCGAACACCAGCTTGAGCTGGTCGCCGTTGAGCAGGTTGACACCGTTGAACGAGGCGTCCAGCGAGGTCGTGTCGATCTGGGTCAGGATGTTGTTGTACTGGGACACCAGGTTGGTACGGGTGGCCTGAGCAACGGCATCGGCAACCGGCGCGGTGGCGTTCGACCAGGTCAGAGCCGAGGTGATCGTACCACCGATCGTACCACCGGCGGTGGCAGATCCGATCGTCGAGGACGCGTAGTCGTTGGTGGCCGAGACCGTGAGCAGGCCGTTGGCGTCGATCGTGGCCGACAGGTTGTTCGCCTGCAGCTGCGTGTTGAGCTGATCGAGCGTCTTGACCGTGCCGCCGGTGCCATCACCAAAGGTGACGTTGACCGCCGCGCCGCCGTTGAAGGAGCTGAAGGTCAAGGTCTTGCCCGAGATGCCACCCGACGCCGCGGAACGGCTCGCGGTGAAGGCGGTGCCGGTGCCGGTGGAGCCGGTCAGGCCGAGCGCCGACAGCGCATTCTTGGTGCCGGTGATCGACAGGTCCGCGTTCGCACCGGTCGAGAGGTTGAGCGCGCCGGCCACGATCGACGAGTTCTTGGCGCCTGCGGTCGTCTGCAGGGCACCGGAAGCACCCGCCGTCTTGACGGTCTGCACACCGGTCGCAAGATCGATGGCGTTCAGAACGTCGTTGACGTTGCCGGCCTGAAGGTAAACGGTCGAGTTGCCGTTGCCATCCGTGACCAAATTGCCGACCTGGGTGGAACCGGTTGCGACTGTGGTGGGCGTCTTCGCGTTCGAGAATGTGATCGTCTTGCCGTCCACGTTCAGCGTCGATCCGTCCTGGATCAGGGTTCCGAGCGTGGTCGAAGTGGTCGAACGCGCCTGGGTGACGGTGACCTGGCCGCTGCCGGCCGCGCCCGTCAGGCCGAGGGCCTTCAGAAGGTCGGCCCTGCCGGAAATGCTGAGGTCAGCGCCGGTACCCGTGTTCAGGGTGACCTTGCCGGCGGCGATGCTGTTAGCAGTGCCGCCGCCGCTCAGGGTAGCAGTGCCACTGGCGATCGAAACCGTCTGAGCTCCGCTGGCAATGTCGATGGCATTCAGCAGGTCCTGCGCACTACCCGTGGCAGCCGTAGCGCCAAGATAGACGGTCGAGTTGCCGTTACCGTCCGTGAGGACATTGCCGACGGTGCCGGATCCCGACGGGATATTCGCGCCGGTCGGAACGTCCGCGGCCTTGAAAGTGATCGTGTGGCCATCGACGGTCAGCGTTTCACCGTCGGTTGGTGCCGCACCGGAAGCGATGGTCGTCGCACCGGCGGTACCGGCCAGCTTCAAGGCGCCGGTGAAGGCGGTCGTACCGTCGCCGGCCACTGCAGCCGAGCCGGTCAGGGCAGCGGTGACACCGCCGAGCGTCGTCGTTCCGGTCGCAACGGTCGCGCCACCGGACGCGCCGGAGAACAGCACGTTGGAGAGCGCGGTCGTGCTGGTGTAGGTCGTGGTGCCGCGCAGGTCGGAGGCCGTTGCGCCAGCAATCGTGGTCGAGACATTCGACTTGGTCGAATAGCCGACCGTGGTCTGCAGCGCCTGGTTGGCGATCGACTTCGCGGAGTCCAGCAGCTTCTGCAGCGAGGTGATACCGGTGTTGGCGGCCTGGAGCACCTGCACACCGTTGGCGATGCCATCGAGCAGGTTGTTGATGTCGCTGGCGCGGTTGTCGAGCGACTGTGCCGTGAAGAAGTTGGTGGGATTATCGAGCGCCGAGT
The genomic region above belongs to Bradyrhizobium arachidis and contains:
- a CDS encoding DUF1522 domain-containing protein, yielding MSGIVLSASVRQNLLSLQSTADLLATTQSRLSTGKKVNTALDNPTNFFTAQSLDNRASDINNLLDGIANGVQVLQAANTGITSLSKLLDSAKSIANQALQTTVGYSTKSNVSTTIAGATASDLRGTTTYTSTTALSNVVFDGSAGGTTVASGTTTLGGGSASLVGSAAPDGAGTAAKLATTLTLAGTPSATTIAAKGAPSDGETLTVDGHTITFKAADVPTAAPSGSSKVGNIVTDGNGNSTVYTGATAPTGSVQDLLNAIDLATGAGKLNGAGNAVVAGSGTLASVSAGGVLTLTTGTGADLSVTGRADLLKALGLTGAGGSGSVTVTQARSTASGTLGTLIKDGSTLNVDGKTITFSNAATPTTVATGSTLVGNLVTDGNGNSTVYLQAGNVNDVLNAIDLATGVQTVKTAGASGALQTTAGAKNSSIVAGALNLSTGANADLSITGSGNALSALGLTGSTGTGTAFTASRAASAGGVSGKTLTFSSFNGGTAVNVTFGDGTGGTVKTLDQLNTQLQANNLSATIDANGLLTISATNDYASSTIGSVIAGGTIGGTITTSLTWTNATTPTVDAVAQATRSNLVAQYNNIMSQIDTTSVDSSFNGVNLLNGDQLKLVFDETGKSSLNITGVTFNSKGLGLAGLVQGVDFIDNSATNRVLAKLNAASSTLRSEASTLGSNLSVVQVRQDFNKNLINVLQTGSSNLTLADTNEEAANSQALSTRQSIAVSALSLANQSQQSVLQLLR
- a CDS encoding DUF1522 domain-containing protein; its protein translation is MSNIVLSASVRQNLLSLQSTADLLATTQSRLSTGKKVNTALDNPTNFFTAQGLDNRASDISNLLDGINNGVQVLQAANTGITSLQKLIDSAKSIANQALQTTVGYSTKSNISTTIPGATPADLRGTTSYTYATATGNVVTNGTGGGTTPITTGTTLGGVSQALTGNAAPDGAGTAASLAPNLKLLGTPSATTIAANGAPSDGDVLIVDGKTITFRAGAAPAVANVPAGSGKNNNVVTDGNGNSTVYLGTAAAPAASVQDVMDAIDLASGVQTAAITGGTATLSNSSGANASIAGGQLTLTTGTGADLSITGKADFLKALGLTTATGSGNVNVTKARLTAPATLGTLVQDGSTLNVDGKTVTFKNAAAPAAAPTGSTKIGNIVTDNNGNSVVYLQGATVQDSLNAVDLASGAGIVSGGAVVAASGSSLSTVVNGALKLSTGTTADLSITGTGNALSAFGLTGPTGTGTAFTAGRSPGPGSISGKTLTFTSFNGGTPVNVTFGDGTNGTVKTLDQLNNQLQANHLTATIDANGVLTITTVNEYASSTLGSVTAGGVVGGTITGTVAFTTAQPPIQDPVAQTARSNLVNQFNNILAQIDTTSQDASFNGVNLLNGDTLKLVFNETGSSTLSINGVVFNAAGLGLSNLVNGVDFIDNGATNKVLASLNAASSTLRSEGSALGSNLSIVQVRQDFSKNLINVLQTGSSNLTLADTNEEAANSQALSTRQSIAVSALSLANQSQQSVLQLLR
- a CDS encoding DUF1522 domain-containing protein; this encodes MSGIVLSSSVRQNLLSLQSTADLLATTQSRLSTGKKVNSALDNPTNFFTAQSLDNRASDINNLLDGIANGVQVLQAANTGITSLQKLLDSAKSIANQALQTTVGYSTKSNVSTTIAGATASDLRGTTTYTSTTALSNVLFSGASGGATVATGTTTLGGVTAALTGSAAVAGDGTTAFTGALKLAGTAGATTIASGAAPTDGETLTVDGHTITFKAADVPTGANIPSGSGTVGNVLTDGNGNSTVYLGATAATGSAQDLLNAIDIASGAQTVSIASGTATLSGGGTANSIAAGKVTLNTGTGADLSISGRADLLKALGLTGAAGSGQVTVTQARSTTSTTLGTLIQDGSTLNVDGKTITFSNAKTPTTVATGSTQVGNLVTDGNGNSTVYLQAGNVNDVLNAIDLATGVQTVKTAGASGALQTTAGAKNSSIVAGALNLSTGANADLSITGTKNALSALGLTGSTGTGTAFTASRSAASGGISGKTLTFSSFNGGAAVNVTFGDGTGGTVKTLDQLNTQLQANNLSATIDANGLLTVSATNDYASSTIGSATAGGTIGGTITSALTWSNATAPVADAVAQATRTNLVSQYNNILTQIDTTSLDASFNGVNLLNGDQLKLVFDETGKSNLNITGVTFNSKGLGLASLVQGTDFIDNAATNKVLTNLNSASSTLRSEASTLGSNLSVVQVRQDFNKNLINVLQTGSSNLTLADTNEEAANSQALSTRQSIAVSALSLANQSQQSVLQLLR